The Cryptococcus decagattii chromosome 1, complete sequence genome includes a region encoding these proteins:
- a CDS encoding FK506-binding protein 4: MTLAMNLWSLTLLPGQQYPTYVRRDFQITNAALGEELRSKDGRSVVKVTHNPISQSMLESDDEWSDGDEDEDEDVLSEEDDEEMEVEDVKQKKGKKVEKEEEEEEEDSEEEDEGDFDDELEETNVLCSLTAGKTEQASLNLTFVRGEVVVFETTGDNVVHLMGNYIQQDEDSDDGSDSDFDGEDDYSELYGSDDDLELDSEEEAAVAKITEIPDEPTPKSKKALPVADKKTAPEAKPAQKRKAEELESPAKEDASLSKAQKKKLAKKAKVESEKAEEKPAAAAKKPAAKKETKAPQKKTLPSGLIIEDIKIGDGPVAKTGKRLGMRYIGKLTNGKQFDANTSGKPFSFVLGKGEVIRGWDEGLAGMAVGGERRLTIPAPLAYGNQKIPGIPKNSTLKFDVKLVSIN; this comes from the exons ATGACTCTTGCTATGAACCTTTGG AGCTTGACCCTCCTCCCTGGTCAACAATACCCAACCTATGTCCGACGTGACTTCCAGATCACCAACGCTGCTCTCGGTGAGGAGCTCCGCTCTAAGGACGGCCGTTCTGTCGTTAAGGTTACCCACAACCCCATCTCTCAGTCAATGTTGGAGAGCGATGACGAATGGAGCGATggcgatgaggatgaggatgaggatgttctttctgaagaggacgacgaagagatggaggttgaggatgtaaagcaaaagaagggtaagaaggttgagaaggaggaggaagaggaagaagaggacagtgaggaagaggacgagggtGACTTCGACGATGAGTTGGAGGAGACCAATGTTCTCTGCTCCCTTACTGCTGGCAAG ACCGAACAAGCTTCTCTCAACCTCACTTTCGTCCGTGGCGAGGTTGTCGTGTTTGAGACCACCGGTGACAA CGTCGTTCACCTTATGGGCAACTATATCCAACAGGACGAAGACTCTGATGACGGGTCTGACTCTGACTTCGATGGCGAGGATGATTACTCTGAGCTTTACGGCTCTGATGACGACCTTGAGCTTGACTCTGAGGAGGAAGCTGCCGTCGC TAAGATCACTGAGATCCCCGACGAACCCACTCCCAAGTCCAAGAAGGCTCTTCCTGTTGCGGACAAAAAGACTGCCCCTGAAGCCAAGCCTGCCCAAAAACGCAAGGCTGAAGAGCTTGAATCTCCCGCTAAGGAGGATGCCAGTTTGAGCAAAgctcagaagaagaagctcgcgaagaaggccaaggtTGAGAGCGAAAAGGCTGAGGAAAAAcccgctgctgctgccaagAAGCCTGCCGCAAAGAAGGAGACCAAAGCTCCCcagaag AAAACCCTTCCTTCTGGTCTAATCATCGAGGACATCAAGATTGGCGACGGCCCCGTTGCCAAAACCGGCAAGCGTCTGGGCATGCG ATACATTGGCAAGCTCACCAACGGAAAGCAGTTTGATGCTAACACCTCCGGCAAACCCTTCTCTTTCGTCCTTGGCAAGGGTGAGGTTATCAGGGGTTGGGATGAGGGTTTGGCCGGCATGGCGGTCGGTGGCGAGAGAAGGTTGACC ATTCCCGCCCCTTTGGCTTACGGTAACCAGAAGATTCCCGGTATCCCCAAGAA CTCCACTCTCAAGTTTGATGTCAAGCTTGTCTCTATCAACTGA